In Pirellula sp. SH-Sr6A, the DNA window GCCGAGTGGATGATCCGTATTACTCGACGTCGAATGTTGACAATTCGGCCTTGGGTAATGCGATCGACCAGAACAATCTGCCTGCGTCGCGTGTATGGATACCAACCTTTATTTGCCCGTCGGATCCCGCTGGATCGACCCGCCAACCTGATGCAGATGGCGGGCGAGCTCCGACAAACTACGTCGGCAATCAAGGCTCTTCGGTCAATTTCACATCGGGTAATGGTGTCTTCTATCGAAACTCCAAAATCCGGTTTGGGGATCTGACCGATGGGTCATCCAACACCTACCTTCTCAGCGAATGCCTCCGCGGGGATTTCAATGTTGCCACACTTCGAGACAACTACGTTGGTGTTCGAAATGTTTCCAATGCGGGGGATATCGCGACCTGCCAAGCACTTGCACCGAACTTCAGCGACCGCGGAGGTACGTGGATAGGCGGGCAAGCTTTGAATAGCACGTTCGTCACCACACGCCCACCCAACGACCACTATGTCGATTGCTGGGGGCCAAGCTTGGGAAGCACCAACTTTGCAGCAAGGAGTTTTCATACCGGGGGTGTCAATATGGGATCAGCAGACGGATCGGTTCGGTTTCTTTCCTCTGCCATCGACCCGATCGTCTACGAGTCGTTCGGCACGCGCAGCGGCGGTGAAGTCACCGCCAACGAATAAGGCAATTAGCACATGGCAACAGAAAACCCCAACGATATGGAACGACAGCGCCTCTTCGTGATCTGGACCTTCGTGACGATGGCGTTGGGATGGATGCCGTCGCATTCCTGGGCGCAATCGGAGACTCCGGTCGAGACATCTCCAGCGGACATCGGTTTCCTAGGCCTTCATGGGG includes these proteins:
- a CDS encoding DUF1559 domain-containing protein, with translation MTLHRRGFTLVELLVVVAIIGILVGLLLPAVQAAREAARRMQCSNNVKQVALANHNHHDAKKAFPPILTTGSSGPTYSTQHNWITYTLPYIEQDNVWNLVSFPSRRVDDPYYSTSNVDNSALGNAIDQNNLPASRVWIPTFICPSDPAGSTRQPDADGGRAPTNYVGNQGSSVNFTSGNGVFYRNSKIRFGDLTDGSSNTYLLSECLRGDFNVATLRDNYVGVRNVSNAGDIATCQALAPNFSDRGGTWIGGQALNSTFVTTRPPNDHYVDCWGPSLGSTNFAARSFHTGGVNMGSADGSVRFLSSAIDPIVYESFGTRSGGEVTANE